The segment CTGAGCGACCGAATGGCCACGCGCGGCTTCCGGGCCGGCACCCGTGTCCCCGCCCGTGGCCCGCGTGTCCCTCCCCGAACCATCCGCGCAGTGCGCCGACGCCTCAAGCTGACCCGCGAGCAGTTTGCGGACCTGGTCGGGGTCAGTCCCGGATCCATCTTCGGGTGGGAGACGGGACGGACGGTTCCGCGGGGTGGGAGCCGCACCCGCTTGGTCGAGCTCAAGAAGGCCGGGCCGCGTGCTCACCAACGGAAGACCCGGGGTGCGGCCGGGCGGGGCCGCCAGCGTCGGCGTCGCGCGCGTCGCTGAATCGCCCGGGCCGGCTGCCCTAGCAACCGGCGGTGACTCCTTGTAAACTCACAGAAACACTC is part of the Vicinamibacteria bacterium genome and harbors:
- a CDS encoding helix-turn-helix domain-containing protein — translated: MPTLVATLRTEIRRLAAVEVQKALWRLRRIQKQVKALRLASRRQKLALSGVEKGVHRLSDRMATRGFRAGTRVPARGPRVPPRTIRAVRRRLKLTREQFADLVGVSPGSIFGWETGRTVPRGGSRTRLVELKKAGPRAHQRKTRGAAGRGRQRRRRARR